CTTCAGACCGGGCGACACGCTGGTCACCGCGGGCCTCGGCACGGTCTTCCCGAAAGGGCTGATGCTCGGCGAAGTCATCGCTGTCCCGGACCGACCCGAAGCCCTGTTCAAGCCCGTGACGGTCCGCCCGTTCGTCGACATCAGCCGCATCGAACAGGTCTTCGTCATCTCCCTGCCGGCCGGAGCTCTGCCTGACACCGGGACCGGATGGCTGGAGAACACATCCCGACCTGAGGTCAGCATCCCGGACCAATCCGGCGAGTGATGAGAACCTTCGTCGCTTTCGTGCTGATCTACCTGCTCTTCCTGGTACAGGCGAGCATGACTCAGTGGTGGCCGGACCTGGTGCTGCTCGCCCTGATCGTCGTTTCGCTGCACGAGAGCCGATTCACCTCCACGCTGGTCGGCGGACTTGTCGGGCTCTGTCTCGACATGACCAACCCGGCATTCACCGGCACGCACCTGGTGACACTGGCGGCAACGGGCTATGGCGTTTCGCTACTGCGTGCACTCTTCTACCGGGCACGATGGGCTACGCTCCTGTTCGTGGCCATGGCCCTTGTTCTGAAGTGGGTCGCGGTTGCGGCGATTGGTCCGGGCCTGCCCGGACTGGCTGCCCTGGCGGTGTCATCGGGTCTGACCCTGGCTCTTGCCCCGCTGGCCGAGCTCGCTCTGAGCGGCCTCTTCTATCACGGATGGCAGACCGCCTGACGCGCCTGACGCAGGTCCTGCTGGTCCTGCTCGGTATTCTCTCCCTGCGCCTGTTTCAGCTCCAGGTCGTGCAGGGCACCCGCTACGCCCGCCTGAGCGACCGCAACCGAATCCGCAAACTCGTCCTGCCCGCGCCTCGCGGCCGCATCCTCGACCGGAACGGAATCCTGCTGGCGGACACGCGGCCGTCGTTTACGGTCACGGTTGTCCCGACCGAACTCCCTGACTCGGTTCTTCCCCTGCTGGCTCGTCTGCTCGACATGACTGAAACAGACCTGCGCCAGCAACTCAAGCCGGTCGCCATGTACTACACGCCGGTCAACGTCAAACGCGACGTATCGATTGACGAAGTCGCCCGCATCGAGGAAAGCAACTTCCGCTTGCCGGGCGTCCACATTCGCGTCGACCCGGTGCGCCACTACCCGGCCGCCAATCGCTACTGCCACGTCCTCGGCCATATCGGCGAAGTCAGCGAGGAAGAGATCGGACGCGACACGTCGCTGCGCCCGCTCGACCTCGTCGGCAGGGCCGGCATCGAGGCGCAGTACGAGTCCTTGCTGCGCGGCAGCGACGGCTACGAGTACGCCGAAGTGGATGCCCGCGGCCAGGAAATCGGCCCGCTGCCGGAGAAACGGCCTGACCCGGATGTGCCCGGACACGACCTGATCCTGACCATTGACGACCGGATTCAGGCGCTTGCCTGTTCGCTGCTGGTCCCCTACGACCGTGCGGCCATCGTCGGCATGGAAACCCGGACCGGCGCCATCGTCTGCCTCGTGTCCAAGCCTGATTTCGACCCCAACATCTTCATGGCTCCGATTGACCCGGCAACCTGGGATTCGCTCATCTCCAACCCCTCAAAGCCATTCTACAACCGGGCCGTAACGTCAGCCTACCCCCCGGGCAGCACCATGAAACCGGTGGTCGCGCTGGGCGCACTGCGCCAGGGTGCGCTCACCCCCGACACGCGGTTCCAGCCCTGCGCCGGCTCGTACAAGTACGGCAACCGCATATACAAGTGCACCGCCGCCCACGGCAGCCTCGACCTTGTCGGCGCGATTACCCAGTCCTGCAACGTCTACTTCTACCAGGCCGGACTCCGGCTTGGGCTGGACAGCCTGACTTCCTACGCGCAGGAAGTCGGTCTCGGCCATGTCACCGGCATCGACCTTCCAAGCGAGAAGCCGGGCAACATCCCGACCCGCCGCTGGCTGGATAACCGCTACGGCAAGAACAAGTGGGGAGCGGGTTCGGTCCTCAACTTCGCCATCGGCCAGGGGGAGGTCAGCGCAACGCCGCTG
The bacterium genome window above contains:
- the mrdA gene encoding penicillin-binding protein 2, giving the protein MADRLTRLTQVLLVLLGILSLRLFQLQVVQGTRYARLSDRNRIRKLVLPAPRGRILDRNGILLADTRPSFTVTVVPTELPDSVLPLLARLLDMTETDLRQQLKPVAMYYTPVNVKRDVSIDEVARIEESNFRLPGVHIRVDPVRHYPAANRYCHVLGHIGEVSEEEIGRDTSLRPLDLVGRAGIEAQYESLLRGSDGYEYAEVDARGQEIGPLPEKRPDPDVPGHDLILTIDDRIQALACSLLVPYDRAAIVGMETRTGAIVCLVSKPDFDPNIFMAPIDPATWDSLISNPSKPFYNRAVTSAYPPGSTMKPVVALGALRQGALTPDTRFQPCAGSYKYGNRIYKCTAAHGSLDLVGAITQSCNVYFYQAGLRLGLDSLTSYAQEVGLGHVTGIDLPSEKPGNIPTRRWLDNRYGKNKWGAGSVLNFAIGQGEVSATPLQMAVLYAAIANDGLAVRPYLVARVDSAGHAIRTTPPETHRLPMRQQDLDVVKLGLEKVVERGTGAAARLKEIGIAGKTGTAQNPPKPDHAWFVGYAPSDAPEVVFAVLVENAGHGGVVSAPIAGQLIRAYFSPQPPDTAKPTESVDAPATGNSR